In the genome of Natronorubrum sediminis, one region contains:
- a CDS encoding DHH family phosphoesterase produces MSTGVTISSISDYAILGCGSVGYAVTEELVEQGKDVLIIDRDESRVESLRDQDLDARTADISEPETADFVTDRDVVLILASDVESNKQAVEHIRAVDDTQFVVARASDPVSGDELEEAGADIVINPSAVIAESALRALESGELEYNAGKLAQLVETTDERLAIVTQDSPDPDSIASAAALQAIASHLGVESDIIYLGDVGHQENRAFVNLLGIDLVQWDEIGDHAIYDTAAMVDHATSAEMDLDVDIVVDHHEPEVEYEPEFVDIRPNMSSTSTIMTKYIQEFDMNVSEEVATALLYGIRAETLDFKRDTTPADLTAAAYLYPFANHDTLEQVESPSMSPETLDVLAEAITNRDVQGSHLVSNAGLVRDREALTQAASHLLDLEGVTTTAVFGIADETIFLAGRSKDIRINIGKVLEDAYGEMGETAGHSTQASAEIPLGIFTGIQISEETRDTLLDLTEEAVKRTLFDAMGVDGSEGSNGS; encoded by the coding sequence ATGAGTACGGGGGTTACCATCTCGTCGATTTCTGACTATGCGATCTTGGGATGTGGCAGCGTCGGCTACGCCGTCACAGAAGAACTCGTCGAGCAGGGAAAGGACGTCCTGATCATCGACCGTGACGAAAGCCGCGTCGAGTCCCTCCGCGATCAGGACCTCGACGCCCGCACGGCAGACATCAGCGAACCCGAAACCGCAGACTTCGTCACCGACCGCGACGTCGTCCTCATCCTCGCCTCCGACGTCGAATCTAACAAACAGGCCGTCGAACACATCCGCGCTGTCGACGACACTCAATTCGTCGTCGCCCGCGCGAGCGACCCCGTCTCCGGCGACGAACTCGAGGAAGCCGGTGCCGACATCGTCATCAACCCGTCGGCAGTGATCGCCGAATCCGCCCTCCGCGCCCTCGAGTCGGGGGAACTCGAGTACAATGCGGGCAAACTCGCCCAGTTAGTCGAGACGACCGACGAGCGCTTGGCGATCGTCACACAGGATAGTCCGGACCCGGACTCGATCGCCAGTGCGGCCGCGCTGCAGGCGATTGCGTCCCACCTCGGCGTCGAATCGGATATCATCTATCTGGGTGACGTCGGCCACCAGGAGAATCGCGCGTTCGTCAACCTCCTCGGGATCGATCTGGTGCAGTGGGACGAAATCGGCGATCACGCCATTTACGATACGGCGGCCATGGTGGATCACGCGACGTCCGCAGAGATGGACCTGGACGTCGACATCGTTGTCGACCACCACGAACCCGAAGTGGAGTACGAACCCGAATTCGTCGACATTCGACCGAACATGTCCTCCACGTCGACGATCATGACGAAGTATATTCAGGAGTTCGACATGAACGTCTCCGAGGAGGTTGCCACCGCGTTACTGTACGGTATCCGCGCGGAGACGCTCGATTTCAAACGCGACACTACCCCCGCGGATCTCACCGCCGCCGCGTATCTCTACCCCTTCGCGAACCACGATACTCTAGAACAAGTCGAGTCGCCGTCGATGTCCCCCGAAACGCTCGACGTGCTCGCCGAGGCGATCACCAACCGAGACGTCCAGGGCAGTCACCTCGTCTCGAACGCCGGGCTCGTGCGCGACCGCGAAGCACTCACGCAGGCCGCGAGCCATCTGCTCGATCTCGAGGGCGTCACCACGACTGCCGTCTTCGGAATCGCCGACGAGACAATCTTCCTCGCGGGTCGCTCGAAGGACATCCGAATCAACATCGGCAAGGTGCTCGAGGATGCCTACGGCGAGATGGGTGAGACTGCGGGCCACTCGACGCAAGCAAGCGCCGAAATCCCGTTGGGCATTTTCACTGGAATCCAGATTTCAGAGGAGACGCGAGACACGCTACTCGACCTGACCGAAGAGGCGGTCAAACGGACGCTCTTCGACGCGATGGGTGTCGACGGCAGCGAAGGATCGAACGGGAGTTAA
- a CDS encoding PRC-barrel domain-containing protein yields the protein MDDTPQEITSLVGREVYSNNGVFVGEVEDLRLNVDGEAVTGLALGQLNTELFTDTARGTQGVIVPYRWVRAVGDVILINDVVERVKQPDEEEQEVVA from the coding sequence ATGGACGACACTCCCCAAGAAATCACCTCTCTCGTCGGTCGCGAGGTATACTCGAACAATGGCGTTTTCGTCGGCGAAGTCGAGGATCTTCGTTTGAACGTCGACGGCGAGGCCGTCACCGGACTCGCCCTGGGTCAGCTCAACACCGAACTGTTCACCGACACCGCTCGCGGAACGCAAGGCGTCATTGTCCCCTACCGCTGGGTCCGTGCTGTCGGCGACGTCATCCTGATCAACGACGTCGTCGAGCGCGTCAAACAGCCCGACGAGGAAGAGCAAGAAGTCGTCGCCTGA
- a CDS encoding phosphotransacetylase family protein has protein sequence MTDTDTETDTSTTATDRNSTESKQTGAEQPETDDRDARETAAESEDDETAHEEREWETETILVSSIESGIGKTAITIALAGIARDGGARVGYMKPKGTRLESNVGKTLDADPLLAREILGLDAELHDLEPVVYSPTFIEQTLRGREDPDEIHERVEAAFETVAEGCDRLFVEGGGEYTVGGIVDLTDPDVANRFDAEVILVAPYSIPRDVDDVLAAAAAFGDRLAGVVFNNVENAAHDTLESTVVPFLESRGIPVFGILPRIQTLSGVSVDELASELGASVLVEGEDSYIERFSVGAMGADSALRYFRRTKDAAVITGGDRAGIHTAALEAPGVTCLILTGGQQPSKTIIGEAAQQGLSILSVQTDTLTTVERAENIVRSGRTRDESTVDRMEDLLSDHVDVESILEGISGA, from the coding sequence ATGACTGACACAGATACCGAGACAGACACATCGACAACAGCGACCGATCGAAACTCGACCGAGAGCAAGCAGACTGGTGCCGAACAGCCCGAAACCGACGATCGCGACGCGAGAGAAACGGCGGCTGAGAGCGAGGACGACGAGACCGCTCACGAGGAGCGCGAGTGGGAAACGGAGACGATTCTCGTCAGTTCGATCGAATCGGGAATCGGAAAGACCGCGATTACCATCGCGCTTGCGGGCATCGCGCGAGATGGCGGTGCACGCGTCGGCTACATGAAGCCGAAGGGAACCCGTCTCGAGAGCAACGTCGGGAAAACGCTGGACGCCGACCCGTTGCTCGCTCGAGAGATCCTGGGGCTCGACGCGGAACTCCACGACTTAGAGCCCGTCGTCTACTCGCCGACGTTCATCGAACAAACCCTTCGGGGTCGGGAGGATCCCGACGAAATTCACGAGCGAGTCGAGGCGGCGTTCGAGACCGTCGCCGAGGGGTGTGATCGGCTATTCGTCGAAGGTGGCGGCGAGTACACCGTCGGCGGGATCGTCGACCTCACCGACCCCGACGTCGCGAACCGCTTCGACGCCGAGGTCATCCTCGTCGCGCCGTACTCGATTCCCCGCGACGTCGACGACGTACTGGCCGCAGCCGCCGCCTTCGGAGATCGGCTCGCGGGCGTCGTCTTCAACAACGTCGAGAACGCCGCTCACGACACGCTCGAGTCGACCGTGGTCCCGTTCCTCGAGAGCCGCGGAATTCCGGTCTTCGGAATCTTGCCCCGCATACAGACGCTCTCGGGAGTTTCAGTCGACGAACTGGCCTCGGAACTCGGCGCGTCGGTACTCGTCGAGGGCGAGGACAGCTACATCGAGCGCTTTAGCGTCGGCGCGATGGGCGCAGACAGCGCGCTTCGGTACTTCCGGCGAACGAAAGACGCCGCCGTCATCACCGGCGGTGACCGCGCCGGTATTCACACTGCAGCACTCGAGGCACCCGGCGTCACGTGCTTGATCCTCACCGGCGGTCAGCAACCGTCGAAGACCATCATCGGCGAGGCTGCACAACAGGGGCTCTCGATCCTCTCCGTTCAGACCGACACGCTCACGACGGTCGAACGCGCCGAGAACATCGTTCGCAGCGGACGCACGCGCGACGAATCGACCGTCGATCGAATGGAGGACTTGCTCTCAGATCACGTCGATGTCGAATCGATACTCGAGGGCATTTCGGGCGCGTGA
- a CDS encoding acetate--CoA ligase family protein — MGRLSALFDPESVGVVGATDREGSVGRAILENLQETYDGEIVPVNPSREQVLGLECYSNATAAPAIDLAVLVVPPDVVLEVLDDLGETDTRAVVVVTAGFAESGEKGARREQRLRERAERYDLEIVGPNSLGVMSTVNGLNATFGPDSPREGAISFLSQSGAFVTAVLEWADEQRIGFQHVVSLGNKADLDETDFLREWGDDPGTDVIIGYLEGIDDGTAFLETARAVTEDTPIVLVKAGRTDAGAQAASSHTGAIAGSERAYETGLEQAGVIRAHSVQELFDFARALSGLPEPDTDGVAVVTNAGGPGVLATDAVGDSRLEMASLSAQTTDGLAEVLPDEATRYNPVDVIGDADADRFGDALETVLEDDAVGAAIVVSAPTAVLGYDRLAETIIEKHEDSGKPIVTCLMGGERARAAEQVLRGFGVPNFFDPTRAVAGLEALTRYREIRERTIDEPTTFDVDRERARAVLARAKRYSDNRLGVESMKLLEAYGIPTPAGEVVSDPERASEVARAIEGDVVMKIVSPDVSHKSDIGGVRVGVSDEEVASAYEDIVARVRTYQPDSTILGVQIQELVEMEDSTETIVGMNRDPQFGPLVVFGLGGIFVETLEDTAVRVAPIGESEARDMIDEIQASPLLRGARGREPAHIDAITETIQRLSQLVVDFPSILELDVNPLVVAPEGVQAIDLSLTVDTDRLEGDEP, encoded by the coding sequence ATGGGCCGGCTGTCTGCGCTCTTCGATCCGGAATCCGTCGGTGTCGTCGGGGCGACCGACCGCGAGGGGTCGGTTGGGCGGGCGATCCTCGAGAACCTGCAGGAGACCTACGACGGTGAAATCGTCCCCGTCAACCCCTCGCGCGAGCAGGTGCTCGGACTCGAGTGCTATTCCAACGCCACGGCAGCGCCGGCGATCGATCTCGCGGTGCTCGTCGTTCCACCCGACGTCGTCCTCGAGGTGCTCGACGATCTCGGTGAGACCGACACCCGCGCGGTGGTCGTCGTGACGGCTGGATTCGCCGAGTCGGGTGAGAAGGGGGCGAGGCGCGAACAGCGCCTGCGCGAACGCGCCGAGCGCTACGACCTCGAGATCGTCGGGCCGAACAGCCTCGGCGTCATGTCGACGGTCAACGGCCTGAACGCCACCTTCGGGCCCGACTCGCCGCGCGAGGGGGCTATTTCGTTTCTGAGCCAATCCGGCGCGTTCGTCACGGCCGTCCTCGAGTGGGCCGACGAGCAACGAATCGGCTTCCAGCACGTCGTCTCCCTCGGGAACAAAGCCGACCTCGACGAAACGGACTTCCTCCGAGAGTGGGGCGACGACCCGGGGACAGACGTCATTATCGGCTATCTCGAGGGGATCGACGACGGCACTGCGTTCCTCGAGACTGCGCGTGCAGTCACCGAGGACACGCCGATCGTGCTCGTCAAAGCCGGCCGAACGGACGCCGGTGCGCAGGCTGCCTCCTCGCACACCGGAGCGATCGCCGGCAGCGAACGAGCCTACGAAACCGGCCTCGAGCAAGCCGGCGTGATCCGGGCACACTCCGTCCAGGAGCTATTCGACTTCGCTCGAGCGCTTTCTGGCCTGCCGGAACCCGACACCGACGGCGTCGCCGTCGTGACGAACGCCGGTGGGCCGGGCGTGCTCGCGACCGACGCGGTCGGCGACTCGCGACTCGAGATGGCCTCGTTGAGTGCCCAGACGACAGATGGTCTCGCAGAAGTCCTGCCAGACGAAGCGACGCGGTACAACCCGGTCGACGTGATCGGTGACGCTGACGCCGACCGCTTTGGCGACGCACTCGAGACCGTCCTCGAGGACGACGCCGTCGGTGCAGCGATCGTCGTCAGTGCACCGACAGCAGTGCTGGGATACGACAGACTCGCCGAGACGATCATCGAGAAGCACGAAGATTCCGGCAAGCCCATCGTGACGTGTCTGATGGGCGGCGAGCGCGCGCGGGCCGCAGAGCAGGTCCTCCGTGGGTTCGGCGTGCCGAACTTTTTCGACCCGACTCGCGCGGTGGCCGGACTCGAGGCGCTGACCCGATACCGAGAGATTCGTGAGCGAACGATCGACGAGCCGACGACGTTCGACGTCGACCGCGAGCGCGCTCGAGCGGTGCTCGCACGCGCGAAGCGATACAGTGACAACCGCCTCGGCGTCGAGTCGATGAAATTGCTCGAGGCCTACGGCATCCCGACGCCGGCGGGTGAAGTGGTATCGGACCCAGAGCGAGCGTCCGAGGTTGCGAGGGCAATCGAGGGTGACGTCGTGATGAAGATCGTCAGCCCCGACGTGTCCCACAAATCCGACATCGGCGGGGTTCGAGTCGGCGTCTCGGACGAGGAGGTGGCCAGTGCCTACGAGGATATCGTCGCTCGCGTGCGAACGTACCAGCCCGACTCGACGATTCTCGGCGTCCAGATTCAGGAACTCGTCGAGATGGAAGACAGTACCGAGACGATCGTCGGAATGAACCGCGACCCGCAGTTCGGGCCGCTCGTCGTGTTCGGCCTCGGCGGCATCTTCGTCGAAACGCTCGAGGACACGGCGGTTCGCGTCGCGCCGATCGGCGAGTCCGAGGCCCGCGACATGATCGACGAGATTCAGGCGTCACCGTTGTTGCGCGGCGCTCGCGGACGTGAACCCGCACATATCGACGCCATCACCGAGACGATCCAACGGCTATCCCAGCTAGTCGTCGACTTTCCGTCGATACTCGAACTCGACGTCAACCCGCTGGTCGTCGCTCCGGAGGGAGTACAGGCGATCGATCTCAGCCTCACCGTCGACACAGACCGACTCGAGGGAGACGAGCCATGA
- a CDS encoding metal ABC transporter permease translates to MGPNIRRSVEFAGLALTAVLAVVMIGFVTVESLRSLAIGEFLYGQFITTGRWIDYYLGTNVFSHGFMWRSMATTVLIGIIAPVVGTYLVHREMALIGETLAHTAFAGVAIGLLFSTTTDWDGSLLTAALIVGILGALGVQWLAERTNTYGDVPIAIMLTGSFAVGTIIISYGQGLSGVSIEDYLFGSAAAVPTEGAQLVVVQTIAVLGVIAITYKQLLFITFDEQAARVARLNVTGYNTLLIVMTAVVVVGAMQILGVILVAAMLVVPVAAASQLANSFRETLVLSVLFGQISVIVGYGLSVHQSLPPGGSIVVVAIVVYLLAIAASSRSAALSMH, encoded by the coding sequence ATGGGACCGAATATTCGCCGTTCCGTCGAGTTCGCAGGTCTCGCCCTGACGGCCGTGTTAGCCGTCGTGATGATCGGATTCGTCACCGTCGAGTCCCTTCGGTCGCTCGCTATCGGGGAGTTCCTCTACGGGCAGTTCATCACCACCGGCCGGTGGATAGACTACTACCTCGGGACGAACGTCTTCAGCCACGGCTTCATGTGGCGCTCGATGGCGACGACGGTCCTTATCGGCATCATCGCGCCGGTCGTCGGAACGTACCTCGTCCACAGAGAGATGGCCCTGATCGGCGAAACGCTCGCTCACACGGCGTTCGCCGGCGTCGCCATCGGACTGTTGTTCAGTACGACGACGGACTGGGACGGCAGCCTGCTCACTGCGGCGCTCATTGTCGGTATCCTCGGTGCGCTGGGCGTCCAGTGGCTGGCCGAACGGACGAACACCTACGGCGACGTGCCCATCGCGATCATGCTCACCGGGAGCTTCGCCGTCGGGACGATCATCATCAGCTACGGGCAGGGACTCTCGGGCGTCAGCATCGAGGACTACCTCTTTGGCAGCGCGGCAGCGGTTCCGACGGAAGGCGCGCAACTCGTCGTGGTCCAGACGATCGCCGTCCTCGGCGTGATCGCGATCACGTACAAACAGCTGTTGTTCATCACGTTCGACGAGCAAGCCGCACGCGTCGCTCGCCTCAACGTCACCGGCTACAACACGCTCTTGATCGTGATGACCGCCGTAGTCGTCGTCGGCGCGATGCAGATTCTCGGCGTCATCCTCGTCGCCGCGATGCTCGTCGTTCCGGTTGCGGCCGCCTCACAGCTCGCCAACAGTTTCCGGGAAACGCTCGTCCTCTCGGTCCTGTTCGGCCAGATTTCCGTCATCGTGGGATACGGACTCTCGGTCCACCAGAGTCTCCCGCCGGGTGGCTCCATCGTCGTCGTCGCAATCGTGGTCTACCTCCTCGCGATCGCCGCCTCGAGTCGCTCGGCGGCGCTGTCGATGCACTGA
- a CDS encoding metal ABC transporter ATP-binding protein gives MSAAVDIQNVSFAYGESVAVRDVSLTIDEGDFLGLIGPNGSGKTTLLHLMLGLHSPDSGSIDLFGEPVDEFEAGERIGYVSQQATSRGGTMPVTVREAVTMGRFAHAGFGRLSDADEEIVDDALETVDISDLENRRVNQLSGGQRQRAYIARALASEADLLALDEPTVGVDAESRDEFYQLLDSLNDSGITIVLIEHDIGVVTDRADHIACINQELYHHGDTESFVESDALAAAYGSTGQVVHHHH, from the coding sequence GTGAGTGCAGCCGTCGATATCCAGAACGTGTCGTTCGCGTACGGCGAGAGCGTCGCCGTTCGGGACGTCTCGTTGACGATCGACGAGGGCGACTTTTTGGGACTCATCGGCCCGAACGGCTCCGGGAAGACGACGCTACTGCACCTGATGTTGGGTCTGCACAGTCCAGATAGCGGTTCGATCGACCTCTTCGGCGAACCGGTCGACGAGTTCGAAGCCGGCGAGCGAATCGGCTACGTCTCCCAACAGGCGACCAGTCGCGGCGGAACGATGCCCGTCACCGTCCGCGAAGCCGTGACGATGGGGCGATTCGCCCACGCCGGCTTCGGTCGACTTTCCGACGCCGACGAAGAAATCGTCGACGACGCACTCGAGACGGTCGACATCTCCGATCTCGAGAATCGACGCGTCAACCAGCTCTCGGGCGGCCAACGCCAGCGAGCCTACATCGCCCGCGCGCTCGCCTCCGAAGCGGATCTGCTGGCACTGGACGAACCGACCGTCGGCGTCGACGCCGAGTCTCGAGACGAGTTTTACCAACTGCTGGACTCGCTCAACGATTCGGGTATTACGATCGTCTTGATCGAACACGATATCGGCGTTGTCACGGATCGTGCGGATCATATCGCCTGTATCAATCAGGAACTGTACCACCACGGAGACACGGAATCGTTCGTCGAAAGTGACGCCTTAGCAGCGGCCTACGGCTCGACCGGGCAGGTCGTTCATCACCACCACTGA
- a CDS encoding metal ABC transporter substrate-binding protein encodes MERTRRSVLQAGAGALAFGTLAGCLSDPASSEADGGYASFFALWDMASEIGGDELEFENAVPTGEMGHGYEPSSDLQRNIADSDVFVYFETDEFGWVEEYVVDFERDYDHLTLIDAMDGLEDAFLEMDSDTAADQEPDDFDDDPESISVVGFELFERRSGEELAWWHNDHWHGGLPDVAVDETLEVEAVVEDSEGRILPIGSNESFQLEATTADDSEGETVEIDSQGDHVIFSGLEENTSRVVFELVADGEVVFDTSNDNARLEVVDEVEESDVPEMYDPHVWVDPVLVRDIVGTIRDGLIEADPDNEDVYEENAAAYIERIDDIHDQLQDLFAETDRDIAVLAGHDAFQYLEVRYDIELHTPVGISPDDDVSPNDISDTIEIIEENDIDTILYDPFDDMSNVVNEALEETDADETAPLSPLEGTTEEWEDDGYGWVEQMEEVNIPALRAAFGAE; translated from the coding sequence ATGGAACGAACACGCCGATCGGTGCTCCAGGCGGGGGCTGGTGCACTCGCATTCGGTACGCTGGCCGGTTGTCTAAGCGATCCCGCGAGCAGTGAGGCCGACGGTGGGTACGCCTCGTTTTTCGCCCTCTGGGACATGGCATCCGAAATCGGCGGCGACGAACTCGAGTTCGAAAACGCCGTTCCCACGGGGGAGATGGGTCACGGGTACGAGCCCTCGAGCGATCTGCAACGCAATATTGCCGATTCGGACGTCTTCGTCTACTTCGAGACCGACGAGTTCGGCTGGGTCGAGGAGTACGTTGTCGACTTCGAACGGGACTACGACCACCTCACGCTGATCGACGCCATGGACGGACTCGAAGATGCGTTCCTCGAGATGGACAGCGACACGGCAGCAGATCAGGAACCCGACGACTTCGACGACGACCCCGAGTCGATTTCGGTGGTCGGATTCGAGCTGTTCGAGCGCCGAAGCGGGGAGGAACTCGCGTGGTGGCACAACGACCACTGGCACGGCGGCCTCCCCGACGTCGCCGTCGACGAGACGCTCGAGGTCGAAGCCGTCGTCGAGGACAGCGAGGGTCGCATCCTCCCCATCGGTTCGAACGAATCCTTCCAACTCGAGGCGACGACTGCCGACGACAGCGAGGGCGAGACCGTCGAAATCGACTCCCAAGGAGATCACGTTATCTTCAGCGGTCTCGAGGAAAATACGTCGCGAGTCGTCTTCGAACTCGTCGCGGACGGTGAGGTCGTCTTCGACACGAGCAACGACAACGCGCGACTTGAGGTCGTCGACGAGGTCGAAGAGAGCGACGTTCCGGAGATGTACGACCCTCACGTCTGGGTCGATCCGGTTCTGGTCCGTGACATCGTCGGGACGATTAGAGACGGCCTCATCGAGGCCGACCCCGACAACGAAGACGTCTACGAGGAAAACGCCGCAGCGTACATCGAGCGGATCGACGACATTCACGACCAGCTTCAGGACCTCTTTGCAGAGACTGACCGTGACATCGCCGTTCTCGCCGGCCACGATGCGTTCCAGTACCTCGAGGTTCGTTACGATATCGAGTTGCACACGCCGGTCGGCATCTCGCCCGACGACGACGTCTCTCCCAACGATATCAGCGACACAATCGAGATCATCGAGGAGAACGACATCGACACGATCCTCTACGATCCGTTCGACGACATGAGCAACGTCGTCAACGAGGCGCTCGAGGAGACCGACGCCGACGAGACCGCGCCGCTGTCGCCACTCGAGGGCACGACCGAGGAGTGGGAAGACGACGGATACGGCTGGGTCGAGCAGATGGAGGAAGTCAACATTCCGGCGCTTCGGGCCGCATTCGGTGCCGAATGA
- a CDS encoding YhjD/YihY/BrkB family envelope integrity protein produces the protein MSSDFRDGLNFAKTVVEGIQEKNVPFMAASIAYQAFISLIPLLVLVFFFVTLAGDEQFAAQVTETTEGALPESGQLLIEESLEDSPATAGSTVIGVVVLLWGSLKIFRGLDTAFSEIYDTTAESSFLDQIRDALLVFGAIGGALIAATAAGIVFAFLPDIPGLGLLQSLLLVVVLTGAFYPMYYYFPDVDVSKREVIPGVLVAAIGWMALQSLFRVYVAFAAESEGAGAVGAILLLLTWLYFGGLILLSGAVVNAIGTGYLEPGSDETEQGSDDSREPLEGSIAATGRAPLGAETASEYEYDHLRDRANALERERNQLRLDRDAQRKRRYRLEDRVRALESTNRELEATNDRLQRSLEERERDETRTGWQRALRTVARHVRTINVGSLDRGRE, from the coding sequence ATGTCGAGCGATTTTCGTGACGGCCTCAATTTCGCCAAAACGGTCGTCGAGGGTATTCAGGAGAAGAACGTCCCGTTTATGGCCGCGAGCATCGCCTACCAGGCGTTCATCTCGCTCATTCCGTTGCTCGTGCTCGTTTTCTTCTTCGTCACGCTCGCCGGAGACGAACAGTTCGCGGCGCAGGTCACCGAGACGACGGAGGGAGCACTCCCCGAAAGCGGCCAGTTGCTCATCGAAGAGTCGCTCGAGGACTCACCTGCGACGGCGGGGTCGACCGTCATCGGCGTGGTCGTCCTCCTGTGGGGGTCGCTGAAGATATTCAGGGGGCTCGATACGGCGTTTTCGGAAATTTACGATACGACCGCGGAGAGTTCGTTCCTCGACCAGATCCGCGATGCGCTGTTGGTTTTCGGTGCGATCGGTGGCGCGCTCATCGCCGCAACCGCCGCCGGAATCGTGTTCGCGTTCCTGCCCGATATCCCTGGCCTCGGACTCTTGCAGTCGCTGTTACTCGTCGTCGTTCTCACGGGCGCGTTCTATCCAATGTACTACTACTTCCCGGACGTCGACGTCTCCAAACGCGAAGTGATTCCCGGCGTGTTGGTCGCGGCCATCGGCTGGATGGCCCTCCAGTCGCTCTTTCGGGTGTACGTTGCCTTCGCCGCCGAGTCGGAGGGAGCGGGGGCAGTCGGTGCGATTTTGCTGTTGCTAACGTGGCTGTACTTCGGTGGCCTGATCTTGCTCTCCGGAGCCGTCGTCAACGCGATCGGAACGGGCTACCTCGAGCCGGGGAGCGACGAAACCGAACAGGGTTCGGACGACTCGAGGGAGCCACTCGAGGGCTCGATCGCAGCGACGGGGAGAGCGCCCCTCGGAGCCGAGACGGCGAGTGAGTACGAGTACGACCACCTTCGCGATCGTGCGAACGCCCTCGAGCGCGAGCGAAACCAACTCCGACTCGATCGGGACGCACAACGAAAACGACGGTACCGCCTCGAGGATCGCGTGCGAGCGCTCGAGTCAACGAATCGGGAACTCGAAGCGACCAATGACCGACTGCAGCGATCACTCGAGGAACGCGAGCGAGACGAAACACGCACCGGCTGGCAACGCGCGCTTCGAACGGTGGCCCGACACGTGCGGACGATCAACGTCGGATCGCTCGACCGTGGCCGTGAGTGA